One window of the Anaeromyxobacter dehalogenans 2CP-C genome contains the following:
- a CDS encoding UDP-glucose dehydrogenase family protein, producing the protein MRIAVVGAGYVGLVTGTCLAESGNDVSCVDTDAGKIERLQRGEVPIYEPGLEELVRRNLREGRLRFGTDLAQAAGRAKVVFLAVGTPGGEDGDAELRHVMEAAEEVARAVKHYTVVATKSTVPVGTAGRIQEIMARRARFEVDVVSNPEFLKEGAALEDFQRPDRVVVGASSDRARRIMRELYAPFVRTERPILFMEPRSAEMVKYAANAMLATRISFMNDIALLCEKVGADAEQVRRGVGADTRIGYPFLFPGIGYGGSCFPKDVKALLATGRRHGVDLDLLRAVEKTNERQKRHLLARAVRHFGELAGKVFGVWGLAFKPRTDDMREAPSVEVIEGLLGKGARVQAYDPVAMDRARRRFADRVRFAPGPYEALEGADALFVVTEWSEFRNPDFERMKALLRAPVVFDGRNVFDPEEMREQGFSYFCIGRAPAAAR; encoded by the coding sequence ATGCGGATCGCGGTGGTGGGCGCGGGGTACGTGGGGCTGGTCACCGGGACGTGCCTGGCCGAGTCCGGCAACGACGTCAGCTGCGTGGACACCGACGCCGGGAAGATCGAGCGGCTCCAGCGCGGCGAGGTGCCGATCTACGAGCCGGGGCTGGAGGAGCTGGTCCGGCGCAACCTGCGCGAGGGGCGGCTCCGCTTCGGCACCGACCTGGCGCAGGCGGCCGGGCGCGCCAAGGTGGTGTTCCTCGCGGTCGGCACGCCCGGGGGCGAGGACGGCGACGCCGAGCTCCGCCACGTGATGGAGGCCGCCGAGGAGGTGGCGCGCGCGGTGAAGCACTACACGGTGGTCGCGACGAAGAGCACGGTGCCGGTCGGCACCGCCGGGCGCATCCAGGAGATCATGGCCCGCCGCGCCCGCTTCGAGGTGGACGTGGTCTCCAACCCCGAGTTCCTGAAGGAGGGGGCGGCGCTCGAGGACTTCCAGCGGCCGGACCGCGTGGTGGTGGGCGCGAGCAGCGACCGGGCCCGGCGGATCATGCGCGAGCTGTACGCGCCGTTCGTGCGGACCGAGCGGCCCATCCTGTTCATGGAGCCGCGCTCGGCCGAGATGGTGAAGTACGCGGCGAACGCGATGCTCGCGACCCGCATCTCGTTCATGAACGACATCGCGCTGCTCTGCGAGAAGGTGGGCGCCGACGCGGAGCAGGTCCGGCGCGGCGTGGGCGCGGACACGCGCATCGGCTACCCGTTCCTGTTCCCGGGGATCGGGTACGGCGGCTCCTGCTTCCCCAAGGACGTGAAGGCGCTGCTCGCCACCGGCCGCCGCCACGGCGTGGACCTCGACCTGCTCCGCGCGGTGGAGAAGACGAACGAGCGGCAGAAGCGCCACCTGCTCGCGCGCGCGGTGCGCCACTTCGGCGAACTCGCCGGCAAGGTGTTCGGCGTGTGGGGCCTCGCGTTCAAGCCGCGCACCGACGACATGCGCGAGGCGCCCTCGGTCGAGGTCATCGAGGGGCTGCTGGGCAAGGGCGCGCGGGTGCAGGCGTACGACCCGGTGGCCATGGACCGCGCCCGGCGGCGCTTCGCCGACCGGGTGAGGTTCGCGCCCGGGCCGTACGAGGCGCTGGAGGGGGCCGACGCGCTGTTCGTCGTCACCGAGTGGAGCGAGTTCCGCAACCCGGACTTCGAGCGCATGAAGGCGCTGCTCCGCGCGCCCGTGGTGTTCGACGGGCGCAACGTGTTCGACCCCGAGGAGATGCGCGAACAGGGGTTCAGCTACTTCTGCATCGGGCGGGCGCCGGCCGCGGCGCGCTGA
- a CDS encoding CgeB family protein, which produces MTAGALDVVFLGLSITSSWGNGHATTYRALCRALAAAGHRVTFLERDVPWYAANRDLAAPAFCRLELYRSVAELRERLGDTIRRADLAVVGSYVPDGVEVGALVQELARGVTAFYDIDTPVTVAHLARGDCEYLTPALVPGFDLYLSFTGGPMLARIERELGAPAARALYCSADPEVHRPAAAPGAAPRWDLGYVGTYGADRQPALERLLIEPARRRPGRRFVVAGPQYPPGLEWPANVRRVEHLAPGEHAAFYAAQRFTLNVTRADMVRAGWSPSVRLFEAAACATPIVSDPWPGIETVFAPGRELLLARSTDEALAILERLPEDERRAVGARARRRVLAEHTAAHRAEALAAHVREARERAARRRAPARRRERVAQEDPG; this is translated from the coding sequence ATGACGGCCGGCGCGCTCGACGTGGTGTTCCTGGGGCTCTCCATCACGTCGTCGTGGGGCAACGGGCACGCCACCACCTACCGCGCGCTGTGCCGCGCCCTCGCCGCCGCCGGGCACCGGGTCACGTTCCTGGAGCGCGACGTGCCCTGGTACGCGGCGAACCGCGATCTCGCCGCCCCGGCGTTCTGCCGGCTGGAGCTGTACCGGTCGGTGGCCGAGCTGCGCGAGCGCCTGGGCGACACGATCCGGCGCGCGGACCTCGCGGTGGTCGGCTCCTACGTGCCCGACGGCGTGGAGGTCGGCGCGCTGGTGCAGGAGCTCGCGCGCGGGGTCACCGCGTTCTACGACATCGACACGCCGGTCACGGTGGCCCACCTCGCCCGCGGCGACTGCGAGTACCTCACCCCGGCGCTCGTGCCCGGCTTCGACCTGTACCTGTCCTTCACCGGCGGCCCCATGCTCGCGCGCATCGAGCGCGAGCTGGGCGCGCCCGCCGCCCGGGCGCTCTACTGCAGCGCCGACCCGGAGGTGCACCGCCCGGCCGCCGCGCCGGGCGCGGCGCCGCGATGGGACCTCGGCTACGTCGGCACCTACGGCGCCGACCGCCAGCCCGCCCTGGAGCGGCTGCTGATCGAGCCGGCGCGGCGCCGCCCGGGCCGGCGCTTCGTGGTGGCGGGCCCGCAGTACCCGCCCGGCCTCGAGTGGCCCGCCAACGTCCGGCGCGTCGAGCACCTCGCGCCCGGCGAGCACGCCGCGTTCTACGCCGCGCAGCGCTTCACGCTGAACGTCACCCGCGCCGACATGGTCCGCGCCGGCTGGTCGCCGTCGGTGCGGCTGTTCGAGGCGGCGGCGTGCGCGACGCCGATCGTGTCCGACCCGTGGCCGGGGATCGAGACCGTGTTCGCGCCGGGGCGGGAGCTCCTGCTGGCGCGCTCGACGGACGAGGCGCTCGCGATCCTGGAGCGGCTGCCGGAGGACGAGCGCCGGGCGGTGGGGGCGCGGGCGCGGCGGCGCGTCCTCGCCGAGCACACCGCGGCGCACCGGGCCGAGGCGCTCGCCGCCCACGTGCGCGAGGCGCGCGAGCGCGCGGCGCGGCGCCGGGCGCCGGCGCGGCGGCGCGAGCGGGTGGCCCAGGAGGATCCGGGCTAG
- a CDS encoding CgeB family protein, producing MPERLRIAFFASSLVSAYWNGAATYYRGLARALHARGHALTFYEPDAFERQRHRDIADPPYARSVVWDPADPAALERCLEEAARADLVVKASGVGVHDALLEARVAGLRRPGNRVAFWDVDAPATLARLAGDPADPFHALVPRYDLVFTYGGGDPVVRAYAALGARRCVPVYNALDPATHHPAPPDPRFEADLALLANRLPDREARVEEFFLRPAAALPGRRFLLGGAGWEDRAVPPNVRRAGHVGTADHNAWNSTALAVLNVSRDSMAANGFSPATRVFEAAGAGACIVTDAWEGIERFLAPGEEILVARDGDEVAALVAGLDAARARGVGAAARRRVLAEHTYARRAEVVEAALGVRGGRPAPERALAQGWAE from the coding sequence ATGCCCGAACGGCTTCGGATCGCCTTCTTCGCCTCGAGCCTGGTCTCCGCCTACTGGAACGGGGCGGCCACCTACTATCGTGGGCTCGCCCGCGCGCTCCACGCGCGGGGGCACGCGCTCACCTTCTACGAGCCCGACGCGTTCGAGCGGCAGCGGCACCGGGACATCGCGGACCCGCCGTACGCGCGCTCGGTGGTCTGGGATCCCGCCGATCCCGCCGCGCTGGAGCGCTGCCTCGAGGAGGCGGCCCGCGCCGACCTGGTGGTGAAGGCGAGCGGGGTGGGCGTGCACGACGCGCTCCTGGAGGCGCGGGTGGCGGGGCTGCGCCGGCCGGGCAACCGGGTGGCGTTCTGGGACGTGGACGCGCCCGCCACGCTGGCCCGCCTGGCCGGCGACCCGGCCGACCCGTTCCACGCGCTGGTGCCCCGCTACGACCTCGTGTTCACCTACGGTGGCGGCGACCCGGTGGTCCGCGCCTACGCGGCGCTCGGCGCCCGGCGCTGCGTCCCGGTCTACAACGCGCTCGACCCCGCGACGCACCACCCCGCACCGCCCGATCCGCGCTTCGAGGCCGACCTGGCGCTCCTCGCGAACCGGCTGCCCGATCGCGAGGCGCGGGTGGAGGAGTTCTTCCTGCGCCCCGCCGCCGCGCTGCCCGGGCGGCGCTTCCTGCTCGGCGGGGCGGGCTGGGAGGATCGCGCGGTGCCCCCGAACGTGCGGCGCGCCGGCCACGTCGGCACCGCCGACCACAACGCCTGGAACTCGACCGCGCTGGCGGTGCTGAACGTCTCGCGCGACAGCATGGCCGCGAACGGCTTCTCCCCCGCCACCCGCGTGTTCGAGGCGGCCGGCGCGGGCGCCTGCATCGTCACCGACGCCTGGGAGGGGATCGAGCGGTTCCTCGCGCCCGGCGAGGAGATCCTGGTGGCCCGCGACGGCGACGAGGTGGCCGCGCTCGTGGCGGGCCTGGACGCGGCGCGCGCCCGCGGCGTCGGCGCCGCCGCCCGCCGCCGGGTGCTCGCCGAGCACACCTACGCGCGCCGCGCCGAGGTGGTGGAGGCCGCGCTGGGGGTCCGCGGCGGCCGGCCCGCCCCGGAGCGCGCCCTCGCCCAGGGGTGGGCCGAATGA
- a CDS encoding NAD-dependent epimerase/dehydratase family protein, with amino-acid sequence MNGRRILITGGAGFIGSHLADHLLAHGHAVRALDVLSPQVHGPNAARPAYLDREVELQVGDVRDPEAVRRALRGVDAVVHLAAAVGVGQSMYEVERYVGVNDLGTATLLQALIERPVGRLVVASSMSLYGEGLYRDARGRPVTAERTRAQLLARRWEPAGEGGAPLEPVPTPETKPPALASIYALSKYDQERMCLLVGEAYGIATVALRFFNVYGTRQALSNPYTGVLAIFAARYLNGRPPLVNEDGLQRRDFVSVRDVAEACRLALTVPGAAGQVLNVGSGRSFTVLEVAERLAVAVGREELRPEVTQRYRVGDIRHCFADISQARAVLGYAPAVAFDDGLAELAGWLEGQIAHDRVGEASAELAARGLSL; translated from the coding sequence ATGAACGGACGGAGGATCCTCATCACCGGCGGTGCCGGCTTCATCGGGTCGCACCTCGCCGATCACCTGCTCGCGCACGGCCACGCGGTGCGCGCGCTGGACGTCCTTTCACCGCAAGTGCATGGCCCGAACGCGGCGCGTCCCGCCTACCTCGACCGCGAGGTCGAGCTCCAGGTCGGCGACGTGCGCGACCCGGAGGCGGTGCGCCGCGCGCTGCGCGGGGTGGACGCGGTGGTGCACCTCGCCGCCGCCGTCGGCGTCGGGCAGAGCATGTACGAGGTGGAGCGCTACGTCGGCGTGAACGACCTCGGGACGGCCACCCTGCTGCAGGCGCTCATCGAGCGCCCGGTGGGGCGGCTGGTGGTGGCGTCGTCGATGAGCCTGTACGGCGAGGGCCTGTACCGCGACGCGCGCGGCCGGCCGGTCACCGCCGAGCGGACCCGGGCGCAGCTCCTGGCGCGCCGCTGGGAGCCGGCCGGGGAGGGCGGCGCGCCGCTCGAGCCGGTGCCGACCCCGGAGACGAAGCCGCCGGCGCTCGCGTCCATCTACGCGCTCTCGAAGTACGACCAGGAGCGGATGTGCCTGCTGGTGGGCGAGGCGTACGGCATCGCCACCGTCGCGCTGCGCTTCTTCAACGTGTACGGCACGCGCCAGGCGCTCTCGAACCCGTACACCGGCGTCCTCGCCATCTTCGCCGCGCGCTACCTCAACGGCCGCCCCCCGCTGGTCAACGAGGACGGCCTGCAGCGCCGCGACTTCGTCTCGGTGCGCGACGTCGCCGAGGCCTGCCGGCTGGCGCTGACCGTGCCGGGCGCGGCCGGGCAGGTGCTGAACGTGGGCAGCGGCCGGAGCTTCACGGTCCTCGAGGTCGCCGAGCGGCTGGCCGTCGCGGTGGGGCGCGAGGAGCTCCGGCCCGAGGTGACGCAGCGCTACCGCGTGGGCGACATCCGCCACTGCTTCGCGGACATCTCGCAGGCGCGCGCGGTGCTCGGCTACGCGCCGGCGGTGGCGTTCGACGACGGGCTGGCGGAGCTGGCCGGGTGGCTGGAGGGCCAGATCGCGCACGACCGGGTGGGCGAGGCGAGCGCGGAGCTGGCCGCGCGGGGGCTGTCGCTGTGA
- a CDS encoding SDR family NAD(P)-dependent oxidoreductase → MIAERVLVVGGAGFIGANLAHRLLSAGTRVRLLDSLARPGVERNLAWLRATHGDRLEVIAGDVRDPGAVARAVEGAAAVFHLAAQVAVTTSLVDPVQDFEVNARGTLNVLEAVRRQDPPPFVLFTSTNKVYGALEDVLLEDAGQRYAPVDPGLHRGISEARNLAFHSPYGCSKGAAEQYVLDWARTYGVPATVFRMSCIYGPHQFGTEDQGWVAHFLIQAMARRPITLYGDGKQVRDILFVEDLLDAFLAARERPREVAGRAFNLGGGPENTVSLLELLELVEALEGVRPRVTLEPWRLADQRWYVSDPSAFAALAGWAPRTGVREGVGRLHAWLAAAARPQRPAALEEAAT, encoded by the coding sequence GTGATCGCCGAGCGGGTGCTGGTGGTGGGCGGGGCCGGGTTCATCGGCGCGAACCTCGCGCACCGGCTGCTCTCGGCCGGGACGCGGGTGCGGCTCCTCGACAGCCTGGCGCGGCCGGGGGTGGAGCGGAACCTGGCCTGGCTGCGCGCCACGCACGGCGATCGGCTCGAGGTGATCGCGGGCGACGTGCGCGATCCCGGCGCGGTGGCGCGGGCGGTGGAGGGCGCCGCGGCGGTGTTCCACCTGGCCGCGCAGGTGGCGGTGACCACCTCGCTCGTGGACCCGGTCCAGGACTTCGAGGTGAACGCGCGCGGCACGCTCAACGTGCTGGAGGCGGTGCGCCGCCAGGACCCGCCGCCGTTCGTGCTCTTCACGTCCACCAACAAGGTCTACGGCGCGCTCGAGGACGTCCTCCTCGAGGACGCCGGCCAGCGGTACGCTCCGGTCGATCCGGGGCTGCACCGCGGGATCTCCGAGGCGCGGAACCTCGCCTTCCACTCACCGTACGGCTGCTCCAAGGGCGCCGCCGAGCAGTACGTGCTCGACTGGGCGCGCACCTACGGCGTCCCCGCCACCGTGTTCCGGATGAGCTGCATCTACGGGCCGCACCAGTTCGGCACCGAGGACCAGGGCTGGGTGGCGCACTTCCTCATCCAGGCCATGGCCCGGCGGCCCATCACGCTCTACGGCGACGGCAAGCAGGTGCGCGACATCCTGTTCGTGGAGGACCTGCTCGACGCCTTCCTGGCGGCGCGCGAGCGCCCGCGCGAGGTGGCCGGGCGCGCCTTCAACCTGGGCGGCGGGCCGGAGAACACGGTGAGCCTGCTCGAGCTGCTCGAGCTCGTCGAGGCGCTGGAGGGCGTGCGCCCCCGGGTGACGCTCGAGCCGTGGCGCCTCGCGGACCAGCGCTGGTACGTGTCCGATCCCTCCGCCTTCGCGGCCCTGGCCGGCTGGGCGCCGCGCACCGGCGTCCGGGAGGGCGTGGGGCGGCTGCACGCGTGGCTCGCGGCGGCGGCGCGGCCGCAGCGCCCGGCCGCGCTCGAGGAGGCGGCGACCTAG
- a CDS encoding MDR/zinc-dependent alcohol dehydrogenase-like family protein, with protein MAAHMRAAVLAGPRRIELAEVERPRPGPGQVLVRLHGCGVCGSNLAPWQGRAWFTYPFAPGVPGHEGWGVVERLGAGVDGLVEGQRVALLSGAAFADYDLAAVDRVLPIPDGLAGPFPGEALGCAVNVFRRAAVGQGDTVAVVGAGFLGLMVLRLAALAGARVLALSRRETSLALARRLGADEAIPTGDPGAAEARVRDLTGGRMCGVVVEAIGSQEALDLASRLVAEGGRLAIAGYHQDGPRTVDMQSWNWRGIDVVNAHERDLAVQREGVLAAARLVAEGRLDPGPLYRSFPLDRLADAFQAMEERPDGFVKALVTP; from the coding sequence ATGGCCGCGCACATGCGCGCCGCGGTGCTGGCGGGCCCGCGGCGGATCGAGCTCGCCGAGGTGGAGCGGCCCCGGCCCGGGCCGGGCCAGGTGCTGGTGCGCCTGCACGGCTGCGGCGTGTGCGGCTCCAACCTGGCGCCGTGGCAGGGGCGGGCCTGGTTCACCTACCCGTTCGCGCCGGGCGTGCCGGGGCACGAGGGGTGGGGCGTGGTGGAGCGGCTGGGCGCGGGGGTGGACGGGCTGGTGGAGGGGCAGCGGGTGGCGCTGCTCTCCGGGGCCGCGTTCGCGGACTACGACCTCGCGGCGGTGGACCGGGTCCTGCCCATCCCGGACGGCCTGGCCGGCCCGTTCCCGGGCGAGGCGCTCGGCTGCGCGGTGAACGTGTTCCGCCGCGCCGCCGTCGGGCAGGGCGACACGGTGGCGGTGGTGGGCGCGGGGTTCCTCGGGCTGATGGTGCTGCGGCTGGCCGCGCTGGCGGGCGCGCGGGTCCTGGCGCTCTCGCGGCGCGAGACCTCGCTCGCGCTGGCGCGGCGGCTCGGCGCCGACGAGGCCATCCCGACCGGCGACCCCGGCGCCGCCGAGGCGCGCGTCCGGGACCTCACCGGCGGGCGGATGTGCGGGGTGGTGGTCGAGGCGATCGGCTCGCAGGAGGCGCTGGACCTCGCCTCGCGGCTCGTGGCCGAGGGCGGGCGGCTCGCCATCGCGGGCTACCACCAGGACGGCCCGCGGACCGTGGACATGCAGTCGTGGAACTGGCGCGGGATCGACGTCGTGAACGCCCACGAGCGCGATCTCGCGGTGCAGCGGGAGGGGGTCCTCGCGGCGGCGCGGCTGGTGGCGGAGGGGCGGCTCGATCCCGGGCCGCTCTACCGGAGCTTTCCGCTCGACCGGCTCGCCGACGCCTTCCAGGCGATGGAGGAGCGGCCGGACGGCTTCGTGAAGGCCCTCGTCACCCCATGA
- a CDS encoding Gfo/Idh/MocA family protein: MIAYPSAGPARPRLGFLGVGWIGRHRLRAILESGAATAAALADPSAAAAREAASALDGCLVVPDLDALLELGVDGVVIATPSALHAEQAVRALRRGVAVFCQKPLARTAPEARRVVEAARAADRLLGVDLSYRHVAGMDRVRALVVEGALGEVYAAHLSFHNAYGPDKAWFYDARLSGGGCLVDLGIHLVDLALWTLGGPGVDTVSATLRSGGKRLRGRESGLVEDYAAAQLELGNGTAVQLSCSWRLSAGQDCAIEAAFYGTRGGAALRNVHGSFYDFLVERFHGTRRELLAAPPDAWGGRAAVAWARALAAGGRYDPAVESILDVQATLDRIYEA, encoded by the coding sequence ATGATCGCATACCCATCGGCCGGCCCGGCGCGCCCGCGGCTCGGCTTCCTCGGCGTCGGCTGGATCGGCCGGCACCGCCTGCGCGCCATCCTCGAGTCCGGCGCGGCCACCGCCGCCGCGCTCGCCGACCCGAGCGCCGCCGCGGCCCGCGAGGCCGCCTCGGCGCTGGACGGCTGCCTGGTGGTGCCCGACCTCGACGCGCTGCTCGAGCTGGGCGTGGACGGGGTGGTGATCGCCACGCCGTCGGCCCTGCACGCCGAGCAGGCCGTGCGGGCGCTGCGGCGCGGGGTGGCCGTGTTCTGCCAGAAGCCGCTCGCGCGCACCGCGCCGGAGGCGCGGCGGGTGGTGGAGGCGGCGCGCGCCGCCGACCGGCTGCTGGGCGTGGACCTCTCCTACCGGCACGTGGCGGGCATGGACCGGGTGCGCGCGCTGGTCGTGGAGGGCGCGCTCGGCGAGGTGTACGCGGCGCACCTCTCGTTCCACAACGCGTACGGGCCGGACAAGGCCTGGTTCTACGACGCGCGCCTCTCCGGCGGCGGGTGCCTGGTGGACCTCGGCATCCACCTGGTGGACCTGGCGCTCTGGACGCTCGGCGGGCCCGGGGTGGACACGGTGAGCGCGACGCTGCGCTCGGGCGGGAAGCGGCTGCGCGGGCGCGAGAGCGGGCTGGTGGAGGACTACGCCGCCGCCCAGCTCGAGCTGGGGAACGGCACCGCCGTCCAGCTCTCCTGCTCGTGGCGCCTCTCCGCCGGCCAGGACTGCGCCATCGAGGCCGCGTTCTACGGCACCCGGGGCGGCGCGGCGCTCCGCAACGTCCACGGGTCGTTCTACGACTTCCTGGTGGAGCGCTTCCACGGGACGCGCCGCGAGCTGCTGGCCGCCCCGCCCGACGCGTGGGGCGGGCGGGCCGCGGTGGCCTGGGCGCGCGCGCTCGCCGCCGGCGGCCGCTACGATCCGGCGGTCGAGTCGATCCTCGACGTCCAGGCCACCCTGGACCGGATCTACGAGGCGTGA
- a CDS encoding glycosyltransferase, with product MKVLLHADAVGGVLTYALELAAALAARGVAVVLATEGGPVPEGARRRLRAVPGLVHEEAGFRLEWMDEPWDDVARAGEWLLGIERRERPDVVHLGAFAHGRLPFRAPRLVVGHSCVVSWYEAVRGAPPPPSWDRYRRAVREGLAAADAVAAASAAMARALVRHHGPLAPPAVVPNGRDPARFPPGEKAPLVMGAGRLWDEAKGAAALARVAPELPWPVAIAGEARAPGAHGLHDAPVAPGVADPAPRALPPGPAHLLGRLEEADLAAWLARAAVFAHPARYEPFGLAVLEAALAGCALVLSDLESLRETWDGCAEWVPPRDDAALAAALRRLCGDPGRREALAVRARARALRLGPGPMADAYLDLYRGLLARAGARP from the coding sequence GTGAAGGTCCTCCTGCACGCCGACGCGGTGGGGGGCGTCCTCACCTACGCGCTCGAGCTCGCGGCGGCCCTGGCGGCCCGCGGCGTCGCGGTGGTGCTCGCCACCGAGGGCGGCCCGGTGCCGGAGGGCGCGCGCCGGCGGCTGCGCGCCGTCCCGGGGCTGGTGCACGAGGAGGCCGGCTTCCGGCTCGAGTGGATGGACGAGCCCTGGGACGACGTGGCCCGCGCCGGCGAGTGGCTGCTCGGGATCGAGCGGCGCGAGCGCCCGGACGTGGTGCACCTCGGGGCGTTCGCGCACGGCCGGCTCCCGTTCCGCGCGCCGCGCCTGGTGGTGGGTCACTCGTGCGTGGTCTCCTGGTACGAGGCGGTCCGGGGCGCGCCGCCGCCGCCCTCGTGGGATCGCTACCGCCGCGCGGTGCGCGAGGGCCTCGCCGCCGCCGACGCGGTCGCCGCCGCCAGCGCCGCGATGGCGCGCGCGCTGGTGCGCCACCACGGCCCGCTGGCGCCGCCGGCGGTGGTCCCGAACGGCCGCGACCCGGCGCGCTTCCCGCCGGGCGAGAAGGCGCCGCTGGTGATGGGCGCGGGCCGGCTCTGGGACGAGGCGAAGGGCGCGGCGGCGCTGGCGCGCGTCGCGCCCGAGCTGCCGTGGCCGGTGGCGATCGCGGGCGAGGCGCGGGCGCCCGGGGCGCACGGGCTGCACGATGCGCCGGTCGCGCCCGGCGTGGCCGATCCGGCCCCGCGCGCGCTGCCGCCCGGGCCGGCCCACCTGCTGGGGCGGCTGGAGGAGGCGGACCTCGCCGCCTGGCTCGCGCGCGCGGCGGTGTTCGCGCACCCCGCCCGCTACGAGCCGTTCGGCCTGGCGGTGCTGGAGGCGGCGCTGGCCGGGTGCGCGCTGGTGCTCTCCGACCTCGAGAGCCTGCGCGAGACCTGGGACGGCTGCGCCGAGTGGGTCCCGCCCCGCGACGACGCGGCGCTCGCCGCGGCCCTGCGCAGGCTCTGCGGTGACCCGGGGCGGCGCGAGGCGCTCGCCGTCCGCGCCCGGGCGCGCGCGCTCCGGCTCGGGCCCGGCCCGATGGCGGACGCGTACCTCGACCTCTACCGCGGGCTCCTCGCCCGCGCCGGAGCCCGGCCGTGA
- a CDS encoding CgeB family protein produces the protein MKIALFVHSLRSDWNHGNAHFLRGVASELVHRGHAVTAWEALGAWSAENLVRDHGAAALDAWREAYPEIPVRTYVAGALDAAEALDGVDLALVHEWNDPEVVARVGAERARRPSLRLLFHDTHHRAVTAPGELARFDLSRYDGVLAFGEVLAGIWRARGFEGRAFTWHEAADVRRFHPRPEAPEGDLVFVGNWGDEERTAELAEFLLGPVRALGLSATVHGVRYPEAGLRALAAAGIAYRGYLPNHRAPEVLARHRVTVHVPRRPYAEALPGIPTIRPFEALACGVPLVSAPWQDAERLFRPGVDFLVARDGAEMARHLRAVLSEPGLARELAASGLETIRARHTCAHRVDALLAIAAGLG, from the coding sequence GTGAAGATCGCGCTCTTCGTCCACTCGCTCCGCTCCGACTGGAACCACGGCAACGCCCACTTCCTGCGCGGCGTCGCCTCGGAGCTCGTCCACCGCGGCCACGCGGTCACGGCGTGGGAGGCGCTCGGCGCCTGGAGCGCGGAGAACCTGGTGCGCGATCACGGCGCGGCGGCGCTCGACGCCTGGCGCGAGGCGTACCCGGAGATCCCGGTCCGCACCTACGTGGCCGGCGCGCTCGACGCGGCCGAGGCGCTGGACGGCGTGGACCTGGCGCTGGTGCACGAGTGGAACGACCCCGAGGTGGTGGCGCGCGTCGGCGCCGAGCGCGCCCGCCGCCCGTCGCTCCGCCTCCTGTTCCACGACACGCACCACCGCGCCGTGACCGCGCCCGGCGAGCTGGCCCGCTTCGACCTCTCCCGCTACGACGGCGTGCTCGCGTTCGGGGAGGTGCTGGCCGGGATCTGGCGCGCGCGCGGCTTCGAAGGGCGCGCCTTCACCTGGCACGAGGCGGCCGACGTCCGCCGCTTCCACCCCCGCCCCGAGGCGCCCGAGGGCGATCTGGTGTTCGTGGGGAACTGGGGCGACGAGGAGCGCACCGCCGAGCTGGCCGAGTTCCTGCTCGGGCCGGTGCGGGCGCTCGGCCTCTCCGCCACCGTGCACGGCGTGCGCTACCCGGAGGCCGGCCTGCGCGCGCTCGCCGCCGCCGGGATCGCGTACCGCGGCTACCTGCCCAACCACCGCGCCCCCGAGGTGCTCGCGCGCCACCGCGTCACCGTGCACGTGCCGCGGCGTCCCTACGCCGAGGCGCTGCCGGGCATCCCCACCATCCGGCCGTTCGAGGCGCTCGCCTGCGGCGTCCCGCTGGTGAGCGCGCCGTGGCAGGACGCCGAGCGGCTGTTCCGCCCCGGGGTGGACTTCCTGGTCGCGCGCGACGGCGCCGAGATGGCGCGCCACCTGCGCGCGGTGCTGTCGGAGCCCGGGCTGGCGCGCGAGCTCGCCGCGAGCGGGCTCGAGACCATCCGCGCGCGCCACACCTGCGCGCACCGGGTGGACGCGCTGCTCGCGATCGCCGCGGGGCTGGGGTGA